In Zalophus californianus isolate mZalCal1 chromosome 4, mZalCal1.pri.v2, whole genome shotgun sequence, the following proteins share a genomic window:
- the RABGGTB gene encoding geranylgeranyl transferase type-2 subunit beta isoform X2, whose product MRRRGPPKSTQGRPEVLFSVSDMGTPQKDVIIKSDAPDTLLLEKHADYIASYGSKKDDYEYCMSEYLRMSGIYWGLTVMDLMGQLHRMNREEILTFIKSCQHECGGISASIGHDPHLLYTLSAVQILTLYDSVNVIDVNKVVEYVQSLQKEDGSFAGDTWGEIDTRFSFCAVATLALLIYCCTGFLAITSQLHQVNSDLLGWWLCERQLPSGGLNGRPEKLPDVCYSWWVLASLKIIGRLHWIDREKLRSFILACQDEETGGFADRPGDMVDPFHTLFGIAGLSLLGEEQIKPVSPVFCMPEEVLRRVNVQPELVS is encoded by the exons ATGCGCAGGCGCGGGCCGCCTAAATCCACCCAGGGACGACCCGAAGTTCTTTTTTCGGTCTCAGACATG ggcACACCGCAGAAGGATGTTATTATCAAGTCAGATGCGCCTGATACGCTATTGTTAGAGAAGCATGCAGATTATATCGCGTCCTATGGCTCAAAGAAAGATGATTAT GAATACTGTATGTCTGAGTATTTGAGAATGAGTGGTATCTATTGGGGTCTGACTGTAATGGATCTCATGGGACAACTACATCGGATGAATAGAGAAGAAATTCTGACATTTATTAAGTCATGTCAACACGAGTGTGGTGGAATAAGTGCTAGTATCGGACATGACCCTCATCTTTTGTACACTCTAAGTGCTGTCCAG aTTCTTACTCTGTATGATAGTGTTAATGTTATTGATGTAAATAAAGTTGTGGAATATGTTCAGAGTCTACAGAAAGAGGATGGTTCGTTTGCTGGAGATACTTGGG gaGAAATTGatacaagattttctttttgtgcgGTGGCAACCTTGGCCCTGTTG ATCTATTGTTGCACAGGATTTCTGGCTATTACTAGCCAGTTGCATCAAGTAAATTCTGATTTACTCGGTTGGTGGCTTTGTGAACGACAGTTACCATCAGGTGGACTCAATGGAAGACCAGAGAAG tTACCAGATGTATGCTATTCATGGTGGGTGTTGGCTTCCCTAAAGATAATTGGAAGGCTTCATTGGATTGATAGAGAGAAACTTCGAAGTTTCATTTTAGCATGtcaagatgaagaaacaggaggATTTGCAGACCGACCAGGAGATATG gtagatccttttcatactttatttggaattgctggattgtcgCTTTTGggagaagaacaaattaaacctgTTAGTCCTGTGTTTTGCATGCCTGAAGAAGTACTTCGGAGAGTTAATGTTCAGCCTGAACTAGTGAGCTAG
- the RABGGTB gene encoding geranylgeranyl transferase type-2 subunit beta isoform X4, producing MRRRGPPKSTQGRPEVLFSVSDMGTPQKDVIIKSDAPDTLLLEKHADYIASYGSKKDDYILTLYDSVNVIDVNKVVEYVQSLQKEDGSFAGDTWGEIDTRFSFCAVATLALLGKLDAINVEKAIEFVLSCMNFDGGFGCRPGSESHAGQIYCCTGFLAITSQLHQVNSDLLGWWLCERQLPSGGLNGRPEKLPDVCYSWWVLASLKIIGRLHWIDREKLRSFILACQDEETGGFADRPGDMVDPFHTLFGIAGLSLLGEEQIKPVSPVFCMPEEVLRRVNVQPELVS from the exons ATGCGCAGGCGCGGGCCGCCTAAATCCACCCAGGGACGACCCGAAGTTCTTTTTTCGGTCTCAGACATG ggcACACCGCAGAAGGATGTTATTATCAAGTCAGATGCGCCTGATACGCTATTGTTAGAGAAGCATGCAGATTATATCGCGTCCTATGGCTCAAAGAAAGATGATTAT aTTCTTACTCTGTATGATAGTGTTAATGTTATTGATGTAAATAAAGTTGTGGAATATGTTCAGAGTCTACAGAAAGAGGATGGTTCGTTTGCTGGAGATACTTGGG gaGAAATTGatacaagattttctttttgtgcgGTGGCAACCTTGGCCCTGTTG gGGAAACTAGATGCTATTAATGTGGAAAAGGCAATTGAATTTGTTTTATCGTGTATGAACTTTGATGGTGGATTTGGTTGCAGGCCAGGTTCTGAATCCCATGCTGGGCAG ATCTATTGTTGCACAGGATTTCTGGCTATTACTAGCCAGTTGCATCAAGTAAATTCTGATTTACTCGGTTGGTGGCTTTGTGAACGACAGTTACCATCAGGTGGACTCAATGGAAGACCAGAGAAG tTACCAGATGTATGCTATTCATGGTGGGTGTTGGCTTCCCTAAAGATAATTGGAAGGCTTCATTGGATTGATAGAGAGAAACTTCGAAGTTTCATTTTAGCATGtcaagatgaagaaacaggaggATTTGCAGACCGACCAGGAGATATG gtagatccttttcatactttatttggaattgctggattgtcgCTTTTGggagaagaacaaattaaacctgTTAGTCCTGTGTTTTGCATGCCTGAAGAAGTACTTCGGAGAGTTAATGTTCAGCCTGAACTAGTGAGCTAG
- the RABGGTB gene encoding geranylgeranyl transferase type-2 subunit beta isoform X1: MRRRGPPKSTQGRPEVLFSVSDMGTPQKDVIIKSDAPDTLLLEKHADYIASYGSKKDDYEYCMSEYLRMSGIYWGLTVMDLMGQLHRMNREEILTFIKSCQHECGGISASIGHDPHLLYTLSAVQILTLYDSVNVIDVNKVVEYVQSLQKEDGSFAGDTWGEIDTRFSFCAVATLALLGKLDAINVEKAIEFVLSCMNFDGGFGCRPGSESHAGQIYCCTGFLAITSQLHQVNSDLLGWWLCERQLPSGGLNGRPEKLPDVCYSWWVLASLKIIGRLHWIDREKLRSFILACQDEETGGFADRPGDMVDPFHTLFGIAGLSLLGEEQIKPVSPVFCMPEEVLRRVNVQPELVS, translated from the exons ATGCGCAGGCGCGGGCCGCCTAAATCCACCCAGGGACGACCCGAAGTTCTTTTTTCGGTCTCAGACATG ggcACACCGCAGAAGGATGTTATTATCAAGTCAGATGCGCCTGATACGCTATTGTTAGAGAAGCATGCAGATTATATCGCGTCCTATGGCTCAAAGAAAGATGATTAT GAATACTGTATGTCTGAGTATTTGAGAATGAGTGGTATCTATTGGGGTCTGACTGTAATGGATCTCATGGGACAACTACATCGGATGAATAGAGAAGAAATTCTGACATTTATTAAGTCATGTCAACACGAGTGTGGTGGAATAAGTGCTAGTATCGGACATGACCCTCATCTTTTGTACACTCTAAGTGCTGTCCAG aTTCTTACTCTGTATGATAGTGTTAATGTTATTGATGTAAATAAAGTTGTGGAATATGTTCAGAGTCTACAGAAAGAGGATGGTTCGTTTGCTGGAGATACTTGGG gaGAAATTGatacaagattttctttttgtgcgGTGGCAACCTTGGCCCTGTTG gGGAAACTAGATGCTATTAATGTGGAAAAGGCAATTGAATTTGTTTTATCGTGTATGAACTTTGATGGTGGATTTGGTTGCAGGCCAGGTTCTGAATCCCATGCTGGGCAG ATCTATTGTTGCACAGGATTTCTGGCTATTACTAGCCAGTTGCATCAAGTAAATTCTGATTTACTCGGTTGGTGGCTTTGTGAACGACAGTTACCATCAGGTGGACTCAATGGAAGACCAGAGAAG tTACCAGATGTATGCTATTCATGGTGGGTGTTGGCTTCCCTAAAGATAATTGGAAGGCTTCATTGGATTGATAGAGAGAAACTTCGAAGTTTCATTTTAGCATGtcaagatgaagaaacaggaggATTTGCAGACCGACCAGGAGATATG gtagatccttttcatactttatttggaattgctggattgtcgCTTTTGggagaagaacaaattaaacctgTTAGTCCTGTGTTTTGCATGCCTGAAGAAGTACTTCGGAGAGTTAATGTTCAGCCTGAACTAGTGAGCTAG
- the RABGGTB gene encoding geranylgeranyl transferase type-2 subunit beta isoform X3: MSEYLRMSGIYWGLTVMDLMGQLHRMNREEILTFIKSCQHECGGISASIGHDPHLLYTLSAVQILTLYDSVNVIDVNKVVEYVQSLQKEDGSFAGDTWGEIDTRFSFCAVATLALLGKLDAINVEKAIEFVLSCMNFDGGFGCRPGSESHAGQIYCCTGFLAITSQLHQVNSDLLGWWLCERQLPSGGLNGRPEKLPDVCYSWWVLASLKIIGRLHWIDREKLRSFILACQDEETGGFADRPGDMVDPFHTLFGIAGLSLLGEEQIKPVSPVFCMPEEVLRRVNVQPELVS; this comes from the exons ATGTCTGAGTATTTGAGAATGAGTGGTATCTATTGGGGTCTGACTGTAATGGATCTCATGGGACAACTACATCGGATGAATAGAGAAGAAATTCTGACATTTATTAAGTCATGTCAACACGAGTGTGGTGGAATAAGTGCTAGTATCGGACATGACCCTCATCTTTTGTACACTCTAAGTGCTGTCCAG aTTCTTACTCTGTATGATAGTGTTAATGTTATTGATGTAAATAAAGTTGTGGAATATGTTCAGAGTCTACAGAAAGAGGATGGTTCGTTTGCTGGAGATACTTGGG gaGAAATTGatacaagattttctttttgtgcgGTGGCAACCTTGGCCCTGTTG gGGAAACTAGATGCTATTAATGTGGAAAAGGCAATTGAATTTGTTTTATCGTGTATGAACTTTGATGGTGGATTTGGTTGCAGGCCAGGTTCTGAATCCCATGCTGGGCAG ATCTATTGTTGCACAGGATTTCTGGCTATTACTAGCCAGTTGCATCAAGTAAATTCTGATTTACTCGGTTGGTGGCTTTGTGAACGACAGTTACCATCAGGTGGACTCAATGGAAGACCAGAGAAG tTACCAGATGTATGCTATTCATGGTGGGTGTTGGCTTCCCTAAAGATAATTGGAAGGCTTCATTGGATTGATAGAGAGAAACTTCGAAGTTTCATTTTAGCATGtcaagatgaagaaacaggaggATTTGCAGACCGACCAGGAGATATG gtagatccttttcatactttatttggaattgctggattgtcgCTTTTGggagaagaacaaattaaacctgTTAGTCCTGTGTTTTGCATGCCTGAAGAAGTACTTCGGAGAGTTAATGTTCAGCCTGAACTAGTGAGCTAG